In bacterium, the genomic stretch TTTAACGGGCTTTTTATAATTTTCCATTATCAAAAGCGCGTACAATACTGATTGAATTTTGTGGGTTTCAAACGTGAAATCGTTATATTCCGCGAATTTATAATCTAACGGAGCGAACGTTCCGTCACCAAGCTCAAGCACTTCATCAACAACACCTCTTATCCTTAAATCGCGCGACGCGATATATACCGAAATGTCTTTATTCATACATCCTAATTTTTTCCTGACATATTCACGGTTCTCAACCTCCCGTTTTTCATGAAGTTCCCTGCCCTTTAAAACTTTATACCTTAATTCTTCATGCTGGGGTATATCCAGGCAATTCATAAAATAGGTAAAACGCGGGCAGAATAGATGCTCGACCACCTCTGACGGTGTAATCATGGGAGTAGTGTCAGTGTCCATAGTTGCTCCGTTATCCGTGATCCGTTGTCCGTGATCCGTGTTTCGTTGTCCGTTTCACGGTTCACGGTAACCGGACAACGGTAAACGGTTTTCTCAAATAAACAACGCCTTTATTTCGTCATTCACCAAGTCTTTATCAAACGCCTGCCCTAAAAGCTTTACTTTTTTAAAATCATCCTCGCACATCGGGAATATATACACCGAATCGACCTTTGGATCAATTATATCGTCGCACATAATTTTAAGTTCATCTATCTGGTTTTTGTTAAGACTGCCGAGAAAGACGGACTTTTGCACCCTGTAAAGGCCTTTATCTTTACAAGCCTTCGCGATTTTGTTCCGGATTTTAGTTTTCGCAATATCGTA encodes the following:
- the cas2 gene encoding CRISPR-associated endonuclease Cas2; this encodes MNKLVWLIYDIAKTKIRNKIAKACKDKGLYRVQKSVFLGSLNKNQIDELKIMCDDIIDPKVDSVYIFPMCEDDFKKVKLLGQAFDKDLVNDEIKALFI
- the cas4 gene encoding CRISPR-associated protein Cas4, which produces MDTDTTPMITPSEVVEHLFCPRFTYFMNCLDIPQHEELRYKVLKGRELHEKREVENREYVRKKLGCMNKDISVYIASRDLRIRGVVDEVLELGDGTFAPLDYKFAEYNDFTFETHKIQSVLYALLIMENYKKPVKKGFICYIKSGNKIKEIIYNEHDFCYTKEVIDEIFSVILKGYYPKKTKWQNKCIDCCYRNICV